From Xylanibacter oryzae DSM 17970, a single genomic window includes:
- the atpC gene encoding ATP synthase F1 subunit epsilon → MSLKLNIVSPEKVMYTGEVESVQVPGTLGSFEILTDHAPIISSLQKGVIEYTNKEGKKQLAIAAGFVEVQKNEVRICVEV, encoded by the coding sequence ATGAGCTTAAAATTAAATATAGTTTCTCCCGAAAAGGTTATGTATACAGGCGAAGTAGAGAGTGTGCAAGTTCCCGGAACCTTAGGTTCATTCGAGATACTTACAGATCATGCTCCAATTATTTCATCTTTACAAAAAGGTGTAATAGAGTATACCAACAAAGAAGGAAAGAAACAGTTGGCCATTGCCGCAGGTTTTGTTGAAGTACAAAAAAATGAGGTTCGCATCTGTGTAGAAGTATAG
- the atpD gene encoding F0F1 ATP synthase subunit beta yields MSQIIGHISQIIGPVIDVYFDTKGLDPEKVLPKIHEALKIVRPDGRDLIVEVQQHIGEDTVRTVAMDNTDGLQRGLDAIPTGSPIVMPAGEQIKGRMMNVIGKPIDGMEPLDMKGAYPIHREPPKFEDLSTHKEMLATGIKVIDLLEPYMKGGKIGLFGGAGVGKTVLIMELINNIAKGHNGYSVFAGVGERTREGNDLIRDMIDSGVVRYGDKFKKAMEEGKWDLSLVDPEELQKSQATLVYGQMNEPPGARASVALSGLTVAEEFRDHGGKNGEASDIMFFIDNIFRFTQAGSEVSALLGRMPSAVGYQPTLASEMGTMQERITSTKKGSITSVQAVYVPADDLTDPAPATTFTHLDATTELSRKITELGIYPAVDPLGSTSRILDPLIVGKDHYETAQRVKEILQRYKELQDIIAILGMDELSDEDKITVNRARRVQRFLSQPFTVAEQFTGIKGVMVPIEECIKGFKMILDGEVDDLPEQAFLNVGTIEDAIAKGKKLLEAAKA; encoded by the coding sequence ATGTCACAAATTATTGGACACATTTCACAGATTATCGGTCCTGTTATCGATGTTTACTTCGATACAAAGGGACTGGATCCTGAGAAAGTGTTGCCGAAAATTCATGAAGCCTTGAAGATTGTCCGTCCCGACGGCCGAGATCTCATTGTAGAGGTACAACAGCACATCGGTGAAGATACTGTACGTACAGTAGCTATGGATAATACAGACGGTCTGCAGCGCGGCTTGGATGCTATTCCTACAGGTAGTCCTATTGTCATGCCGGCAGGTGAACAAATAAAAGGTCGTATGATGAATGTCATCGGGAAACCGATTGATGGTATGGAACCACTCGATATGAAGGGAGCCTATCCGATCCATCGCGAACCGCCTAAGTTTGAAGACCTTTCCACGCATAAAGAGATGCTTGCTACAGGTATTAAAGTTATTGATCTTCTTGAGCCATATATGAAAGGTGGTAAGATTGGACTTTTTGGAGGTGCCGGAGTAGGAAAGACAGTTCTTATTATGGAACTTATCAATAATATAGCCAAAGGTCATAATGGATATTCAGTATTTGCAGGAGTAGGAGAGCGTACCCGTGAAGGTAACGACCTTATCCGCGATATGATAGATTCAGGAGTCGTACGTTATGGCGATAAGTTCAAAAAAGCAATGGAAGAAGGTAAATGGGATTTATCTCTCGTTGATCCTGAAGAATTGCAGAAAAGTCAGGCTACTCTTGTATATGGTCAGATGAATGAGCCACCGGGCGCCCGCGCATCAGTAGCCCTTTCAGGACTTACTGTAGCAGAAGAGTTCCGTGATCACGGAGGTAAAAACGGTGAAGCGTCAGATATAATGTTCTTTATTGATAACATTTTCCGTTTCACACAGGCTGGTTCAGAAGTATCTGCACTGTTAGGCCGTATGCCTTCAGCTGTAGGTTATCAGCCTACATTGGCTAGTGAGATGGGTACAATGCAGGAGCGTATTACTTCTACAAAGAAAGGTTCTATTACCTCAGTACAGGCTGTATATGTGCCTGCTGATGACTTGACAGACCCTGCTCCAGCTACAACATTTACGCACCTTGATGCCACTACAGAGTTAAGTCGTAAGATTACCGAATTAGGTATCTATCCTGCTGTAGATCCATTAGGTTCTACATCTCGTATTCTAGACCCGCTTATTGTAGGAAAAGACCATTACGAAACAGCTCAACGTGTCAAAGAGATACTACAACGTTATAAGGAATTGCAGGATATTATTGCCATCCTAGGTATGGATGAGTTGAGCGATGAAGATAAAATAACTGTGAACCGTGCACGCCGTGTACAGCGTTTTCTCTCTCAACCTTTCACTGTAGCCGAGCAGTTTACAGGCATAAAAGGTGTAATGGTACCTATCGAAGAGTGTATAAAAGGTTTCAAGATGATCCTTGACGGAGAGGTAGATGACCTTCCAGAGCAGGCATTCTTGAATGTTGGTACTATTGAAGACGCTATAGCTAAAGGCAAAAAGTTGCTTGAGGCAGCAAAAGCATAA
- the pfkA gene encoding 6-phosphofructokinase → MAKIKTIGVLTSGGDAPGMNAAIRAVTRAGICNGFDIKGIYRGYDGLINDDIHPFTTENVSGIIMSGGTILKTARSMDFMTDEGKQKAYDNLVKEGIDALVVIGGNGSLTGARDFAEMYDVCCIGLAGTIDNDLYGTDSTIGYDTTMNTIVECVDRIRDTAQSHERIFFVEVMGRDAGFLAQNSAIASGAEAAIIPEDSTDVDQLARFMERGIRKSKRSCIVIVSESPKCGALYYADRVRKEFPDYDVRVSILGHLQRGGRPSAHDRILASRTGVGAIEAIMQGQRNVMVGLRNNEVVYVPFSEAIRSDKPFDKSLIKVLDELSI, encoded by the coding sequence ATGGCAAAAATTAAAACAATTGGAGTGTTGACTTCAGGAGGAGATGCTCCAGGAATGAATGCTGCTATACGTGCCGTAACCCGTGCAGGTATTTGTAATGGATTTGACATTAAAGGCATATACAGGGGTTATGATGGCCTTATTAATGACGATATCCATCCGTTTACTACAGAGAATGTTAGTGGTATCATCATGTCAGGCGGTACAATCCTAAAGACAGCTCGCAGTATGGATTTTATGACAGATGAAGGTAAACAAAAAGCTTATGACAATCTTGTTAAAGAAGGTATAGACGCTCTTGTTGTAATCGGTGGAAACGGTTCTTTAACCGGTGCCCGAGATTTTGCTGAAATGTATGATGTTTGCTGTATCGGTCTGGCTGGAACTATAGATAACGACTTGTATGGAACTGATTCCACAATAGGCTATGATACTACCATGAATACAATAGTAGAATGCGTAGACCGTATTAGAGACACAGCCCAGAGCCACGAACGAATATTTTTCGTAGAGGTTATGGGGCGTGACGCAGGCTTTTTGGCTCAGAACAGTGCTATCGCAAGTGGTGCTGAAGCCGCAATTATTCCAGAAGACTCTACAGATGTTGACCAGTTGGCGCGCTTTATGGAGCGTGGTATTCGCAAGAGTAAACGAAGCTGTATCGTCATTGTATCAGAAAGTCCTAAATGTGGTGCTTTATATTATGCAGACCGTGTACGCAAAGAGTTTCCCGACTATGATGTTCGAGTTTCAATCCTTGGTCACCTGCAGCGTGGTGGTCGCCCTTCGGCACACGACCGTATATTGGCAAGTCGTACCGGCGTAGGAGCTATTGAGGCAATTATGCAAGGTCAGCGTAATGTTATGGTTGGTCTTCGTAATAATGAAGTCGTTTATGTACCTTTTAGCGAGGCTATCCGATCAGATAAACCATTTGATAAGAGTCTTATTAAAGTATTAGACGAACTGAGTATATAA
- a CDS encoding SLC13 family permease, which produces MTLIIVAILLIGYILIATEKITNVNKAAVAMLMCTVGWVLYICYGNDFVMSQHPKEYSDFLAGAVPTSVSVKQYIAQNIFLKYVGKASEIVLFLLATMTIVEILNNNGCFDFLSQFIRTHHSRKLLWKMSIITFIISANLDNLTTTTMMLVIMHDMLHSRRQRILYGCAIVLAANCGGALTVIGDTTGLVLWNTGAVTASNYSASLALPCIIAWIVPTYLLSRNLPDTVDIEMAAMPYRGDDTNLNGWQRLLMFIVGIGGLWFIPTFHNITKLSPFLGALCVLSLLWVVNEVVNRKLINADQRIQRRIPRVLQYGVIQMMLFVMGIMLAIGVVQETGAIKWCSEWCDYNIHNIWILGIISGIMSTVLDNFASAMSLFSLYPILDASTLNHWVDSDYMMSFVQNGAYWKIISYCTAVGGSIMSIGSLSGLALIKMEKVHVGWYIRNFGVKVLIGWLLGLGVLYLQINI; this is translated from the coding sequence ATGACACTGATTATTGTCGCCATATTACTGATAGGCTATATTCTCATAGCAACAGAGAAGATAACCAATGTGAACAAAGCCGCTGTGGCAATGCTCATGTGTACTGTTGGTTGGGTGCTATACATCTGTTATGGCAATGACTTTGTAATGAGTCAACACCCCAAAGAATATTCCGATTTCCTTGCAGGAGCAGTACCAACAAGTGTTTCCGTCAAGCAATATATAGCACAAAATATTTTTTTGAAGTATGTAGGTAAGGCCTCAGAGATTGTTTTGTTTCTCCTTGCAACGATGACCATTGTAGAGATACTTAATAACAATGGATGCTTCGACTTCCTTTCTCAATTTATTAGGACTCATCATAGTCGTAAACTATTATGGAAAATGTCGATTATTACATTCATAATCTCAGCAAACCTAGATAATCTTACAACAACGACAATGATGCTGGTAATCATGCATGATATGCTACACAGTAGACGTCAGCGTATCCTCTATGGATGCGCTATTGTATTGGCTGCCAACTGCGGTGGCGCTCTTACTGTGATAGGTGATACCACCGGGCTTGTATTGTGGAATACAGGAGCTGTTACAGCTTCTAATTATTCAGCGTCGTTGGCCTTACCCTGTATCATTGCTTGGATAGTACCTACATATTTGCTTAGCCGTAATCTGCCTGATACGGTTGATATCGAAATGGCCGCAATGCCGTATCGTGGTGATGATACTAATCTTAACGGATGGCAGCGCCTTCTTATGTTTATCGTTGGTATAGGTGGATTGTGGTTTATACCTACATTTCATAACATAACGAAGCTCAGTCCTTTTCTTGGTGCCCTTTGCGTACTGTCATTGCTATGGGTAGTAAATGAGGTAGTGAATCGCAAACTTATTAATGCAGACCAGAGAATTCAGCGTCGTATACCACGCGTTTTACAATATGGCGTAATTCAGATGATGCTTTTTGTTATGGGTATAATGCTTGCTATTGGAGTCGTTCAGGAAACCGGTGCAATCAAATGGTGTTCAGAATGGTGTGATTATAATATACACAATATATGGATATTAGGTATAATATCAGGAATTATGAGCACCGTATTGGATAATTTTGCATCAGCGATGAGCTTGTTCTCATTATATCCGATATTGGATGCAAGCACACTTAATCATTGGGTTGATTCAGACTATATGATGTCATTTGTGCAAAATGGCGCATATTGGAAAATTATATCATATTGTACAGCTGTCGGTGGTAGCATAATGTCAATAGGTTCACTCAGCGGACTGGCATTAATAAAAATGGAAAAAGTACATGTGGGATGGTATATCCGTAATTTTGGAGTTAAAGTCTTGATAGGCTGGTTACTAGGATTAGGAGTACTTTATTTGCAAATAAATATATAA
- a CDS encoding oligosaccharide flippase family protein, giving the protein MKDTGSSYNHILKYTSAFGGIEGLNILIGLVRNKLVALMLGPEGMGLIALFNSTIKFLSDSTNCGIPMSAVRNISSAYEEGDLDYLKDTISKVRTFSILVAVAGMLLCIVLSPVLSKVVFSSGNHTLHFVILSPIIAMMTVTGGEIAILKGVRQLSKLAKVQVITVILALIISVPLYYYYGQKGIVPSLLLMSFASMLVTIMYSYKLYHVKINFSKKIIYNDNGMLKLGFAFVIVGILGSGTDLVIRSFINQTSSLTMVGLYNAGHMITMTYAGMVFSAMETDYFPRLSAIGNDMKQQNLVVNRQIEVSLLIISPMLVFFMIALPVILPLLYSGKFLPVMGMIQIVIIAMYFRAIKLPIEYLPLAKGDSKTYLFLESVYDIVVVILVILGFSLFRLTGAGFALTISGFIEFVMLIAFARYKYKYKMTESVVLYALMQITIGLLAYAVTYIANPVYYSILGTLLFIISSVISLRILHRKTKLWTKLKHKFNSL; this is encoded by the coding sequence ATGAAAGATACTGGTAGCTCATACAATCATATACTAAAATATACAAGTGCTTTTGGTGGAATAGAAGGACTTAATATTCTCATAGGATTAGTCAGAAACAAATTGGTGGCCCTTATGCTTGGACCTGAAGGTATGGGATTAATAGCACTTTTTAATTCGACAATTAAATTTCTGTCGGATTCTACTAATTGCGGTATACCGATGAGTGCTGTCAGAAATATTTCATCTGCTTATGAAGAAGGTGATTTAGATTATCTTAAAGATACTATATCTAAAGTCAGGACATTCTCTATATTAGTAGCCGTTGCCGGTATGCTTTTGTGTATAGTTTTGAGTCCGGTGCTCAGTAAAGTTGTTTTCTCTAGCGGAAATCATACATTGCATTTTGTAATATTGTCGCCAATCATTGCAATGATGACTGTTACAGGGGGAGAAATTGCTATATTGAAAGGTGTCAGACAACTTTCTAAGTTGGCCAAAGTACAGGTCATAACAGTAATATTAGCATTGATTATTTCTGTACCATTATATTATTACTATGGTCAAAAAGGCATTGTACCTTCACTCTTATTGATGTCTTTTGCGTCAATGTTAGTAACAATAATGTATTCGTATAAGTTATATCATGTCAAAATAAATTTTTCAAAGAAAATCATATATAATGATAATGGCATGCTAAAATTAGGCTTTGCCTTTGTTATAGTTGGCATCTTAGGTAGTGGAACAGATCTCGTGATAAGATCATTTATCAATCAAACATCTTCATTAACCATGGTTGGCCTTTATAATGCAGGTCATATGATAACAATGACATATGCCGGTATGGTATTCTCAGCTATGGAGACTGATTATTTTCCACGATTGTCTGCTATAGGTAATGACATGAAGCAGCAGAATCTAGTTGTCAATCGTCAGATCGAAGTGTCATTGCTTATCATTTCGCCTATGCTGGTCTTTTTTATGATAGCCTTGCCGGTTATACTGCCATTGCTTTATAGCGGCAAGTTTCTTCCTGTTATGGGAATGATACAAATAGTGATAATAGCAATGTATTTCCGTGCAATAAAATTACCTATAGAATATCTGCCATTGGCAAAAGGTGATTCAAAAACATACTTATTTTTAGAGTCTGTGTATGATATAGTTGTTGTTATTCTTGTAATATTGGGATTTAGTCTTTTTAGACTTACAGGTGCAGGTTTCGCATTGACCATTTCCGGTTTTATTGAATTTGTTATGCTCATTGCTTTTGCTCGCTATAAATATAAATATAAAATGACCGAATCCGTTGTCTTATATGCACTTATGCAGATAACGATAGGCCTTCTTGCATATGCAGTCACTTATATAGCGAATCCGGTCTACTATTCTATTTTAGGTACTTTACTATTCATTATCAGTTCTGTTATTTCATTACGAATATTACATCGTAAGACAAAGTTGTGGACTAAATTGAAACATAAGTTCAACTCGCTGTAA
- a CDS encoding glycosyltransferase family 2 protein, with protein sequence MNLSIIIPVYNVERTIRRCLDSVLADTYSDYQIIIVDDGSNDSCHYICDEYAQKDTRIDVIHKKNGGLGNARNTGINKAQGEYITFIDSDDTIAKGTITSLMEILNRHKEYDILEYPIYEHFGVKSRQKLRSFSDSEYSNTKDYWFKTKAYLHTYACNKIYKKSLFDGCLYKEQNCFEDCIILPDLLKRCDVIATTSLGLYYYYVNKEGITELSGAKELTDLLNAHLSLINTPLSSIASADYYLRLLNIQMDIYELAGGLPIIPPYTGSTWNASPKVLLSKIIGIKSLCQLNKFIHKTIFRHSR encoded by the coding sequence ATGAATTTGAGTATTATCATACCGGTCTATAACGTTGAAAGAACCATTCGTCGATGCCTTGACAGTGTACTTGCTGATACCTACAGCGACTATCAAATTATAATAGTAGACGATGGCTCTAATGACTCATGCCATTATATATGCGATGAATATGCTCAAAAAGATACACGAATTGATGTTATTCACAAAAAAAACGGAGGGTTGGGTAATGCAAGGAATACAGGTATCAATAAAGCCCAAGGCGAATATATTACATTCATAGATAGTGATGACACTATAGCAAAAGGCACAATTACATCTCTTATGGAAATTCTCAATAGACATAAAGAATATGATATATTGGAATATCCTATTTATGAACATTTTGGTGTTAAGTCAAGGCAGAAATTAAGAAGTTTCTCTGATTCAGAATATAGTAACACTAAAGATTATTGGTTCAAAACAAAAGCTTACCTTCATACATATGCATGCAATAAGATTTATAAAAAGTCGCTCTTCGATGGTTGTTTATACAAAGAGCAAAACTGCTTTGAGGATTGTATAATACTACCTGATTTACTGAAAAGATGCGACGTTATTGCCACAACAAGTTTAGGCCTGTACTACTATTATGTCAACAAAGAAGGTATAACAGAATTGTCTGGAGCAAAAGAATTAACAGATTTGCTTAATGCGCATCTATCACTTATAAATACGCCTCTTTCGTCAATTGCTTCTGCTGATTATTATTTACGTTTGCTTAATATTCAAATGGATATTTATGAGTTAGCTGGCGGTTTGCCTATCATACCACCTTATACTGGTAGTACTTGGAATGCATCGCCAAAAGTATTATTGTCTAAAATAATAGGAATTAAAAGTCTATGTCAATTAAACAAGTTTATCCACAAGACGATATTTCGTCACAGCCGTTAG